A portion of the Pectobacterium brasiliense genome contains these proteins:
- the hemA gene encoding glutamyl-tRNA reductase, with the protein MTLLALGINHKTAPVSLRERVVFSPDKLGVALDSLLQQPLVQGGVVLSTCNRTELYLSVDEQENQREQLIRWLCEYHQLRPEEVNGSLYWHQDNAAVSHLMRVASGLDSLVLGEPQILGQVKKAFAESQRGHSLSSELERLFQKSFTVAKRVRTETDIGASAVSVAFAACTLARQIFESLSDVTVLLVGAGETIELVARYLREHKVQKMVIANRTRERAQALATEVGAEVITLAELDEQLVHADIVISSTASTLPIIGKGMMERTLKARRNQPMLMVDIAVPRDIEPEVGKLPNVYLYSVDDLHAIIQHNLAQRKAAAVQAESIVQQESSDFMAWLRAQSAVETIRDYRAQADELRAEMTAKALAAIQQGNDVEAVIQELTHRLTNRLIHAPTKSLQQAARDGDQHRLQILRDSLGLD; encoded by the coding sequence ATGACCCTGCTTGCGCTTGGTATTAATCACAAAACCGCACCGGTTTCTCTGCGTGAACGTGTTGTGTTCTCACCAGATAAACTCGGGGTGGCCCTCGACAGTCTGCTACAGCAACCGCTGGTGCAGGGCGGCGTTGTGCTGTCTACCTGCAATCGCACGGAACTCTATCTTAGCGTTGACGAACAGGAAAACCAGCGTGAGCAACTGATTCGCTGGCTGTGTGAATATCACCAATTGCGCCCGGAAGAGGTCAACGGCAGCCTGTACTGGCATCAGGATAATGCCGCCGTTAGCCATTTGATGCGCGTTGCCAGCGGTCTGGATTCTCTGGTGTTAGGCGAACCGCAGATTTTGGGTCAGGTGAAGAAGGCGTTTGCCGAATCACAGCGTGGTCATTCTCTGTCCAGCGAACTGGAACGGCTGTTCCAGAAATCCTTTACCGTGGCCAAGCGGGTTCGTACGGAAACGGATATCGGTGCCAGCGCGGTGTCGGTGGCATTTGCAGCCTGTACGCTGGCGCGGCAGATTTTTGAATCACTGTCGGATGTCACGGTGCTGCTGGTCGGTGCCGGAGAAACCATTGAGCTGGTCGCTCGCTATCTTCGCGAGCACAAAGTACAGAAAATGGTGATTGCTAACCGCACCCGTGAACGCGCGCAGGCGCTGGCAACGGAAGTGGGCGCAGAAGTCATCACACTGGCAGAGCTGGACGAACAGCTCGTTCATGCCGATATCGTGATCAGTTCAACGGCAAGTACGTTGCCGATTATCGGAAAAGGGATGATGGAACGGACGCTGAAGGCGAGACGGAATCAGCCAATGCTGATGGTAGATATTGCGGTTCCGCGCGATATTGAGCCGGAAGTCGGCAAATTGCCGAACGTTTATCTCTACAGTGTGGACGATCTTCACGCCATCATTCAGCATAACCTCGCGCAGCGCAAGGCGGCGGCGGTGCAGGCTGAATCTATCGTGCAGCAGGAAAGCTCTGACTTCATGGCGTGGCTGCGTGCGCAGTCCGCGGTGGAGACCATCCGCGATTATCGGGCTCAGGCCGATGAATTGCGGGCGGAAATGACGGCCAAGGCGCTGGCCGCCATCCAACAAGGCAATGACGTTGAAGCGGTGATTCAGGAACTGACACACCGTTTAACCAACCGTCTGATTCACGCGCCGACCAAATCCCTTCAGCAAGCCGCTCGTGACGGCGACCAACACCGGTTACAAATTTTACGTGACAGCCTTGGGCTGGACTAG
- the lolB gene encoding lipoprotein insertase outer membrane protein LolB, with protein sequence MPTKTVRCLRLLPLASVLLAACSINQPTQTGKSPTSPEWQQHQQKVQKLSQYQTRGAFAYISDSKRVSANFFWQDTPPQRYRLLLTNPLGSTELELRAQPDGVQITDNQGKRYVGKDAEYMIQQLTGMAIPLNNLRQWILGIPGDATEFTLDESYLLKTITYRQGNQNWNVSYQSYNTELTPPLPTSLELVQGEQRIKLKMNNWMVK encoded by the coding sequence ATGCCAACCAAAACCGTCCGATGCCTGCGTTTACTGCCTTTAGCCAGCGTATTGCTTGCCGCCTGTAGCATTAATCAACCCACCCAAACGGGTAAAAGCCCTACCTCGCCAGAGTGGCAACAGCATCAGCAAAAGGTTCAGAAACTCAGCCAATATCAGACTCGCGGCGCTTTTGCCTATATCTCCGATAGCAAAAGAGTATCAGCCAATTTCTTCTGGCAAGACACTCCGCCGCAGCGTTATCGACTGCTGCTGACCAACCCGCTCGGCAGCACCGAATTAGAACTGCGTGCCCAGCCTGACGGCGTGCAAATCACCGACAATCAGGGTAAGCGTTACGTAGGTAAAGATGCCGAATACATGATTCAGCAACTGACCGGCATGGCGATCCCGCTGAATAATTTGCGCCAGTGGATTCTCGGCATCCCAGGTGACGCCACCGAATTCACGTTGGATGAAAGCTATCTGCTGAAAACCATCACCTATCGTCAGGGCAACCAAAACTGGAACGTCAGCTATCAGAGCTACAACACCGAGTTAACGCCTCCTTTGCCAACCAGTCTGGAGCTGGTTCAGGGTGAACAGCGTATTAAGCTGAAGATGAATAACTGGATGGTTAAATAA
- the ispE gene encoding 4-(cytidine 5'-diphospho)-2-C-methyl-D-erythritol kinase, with product MQPKVIETWPAPAKLNLFLYITGQRKDGYHLLQTLFQFLDYGDTLTIRPRDDEQINLLTPVDDVENEQNLIVRAARLLQQHCERYDIRPAQFGADISIEKCLPMGGGLGGGSSNAATVLVALNHLWQSGLSVDTLAELGLQLGADVPVFVRGHSAFAEGIGEQLTPANPPEKWYLVAHPGVSIATPLIFGDPELTRNSPIRDLETLLNQTFVNDCEAIARKRFREVEQLLSWLLEYAPARLTGTGACVFAEFDTEFAARQVLDQAPEWLNGFVARGVNISPLHRTLSGQR from the coding sequence ATGCAGCCGAAGGTTATCGAGACATGGCCTGCCCCCGCCAAACTGAACCTGTTTCTTTATATTACCGGTCAGAGAAAAGACGGGTATCACCTGCTGCAAACGCTATTCCAGTTTCTGGATTACGGTGACACCTTGACGATTCGGCCGCGTGATGACGAGCAGATTAACCTGCTTACCCCTGTTGACGATGTAGAGAACGAGCAAAACCTGATCGTCCGCGCCGCACGCTTATTACAGCAGCACTGCGAACGCTACGATATTCGCCCTGCCCAGTTCGGCGCAGATATCAGTATTGAGAAATGTCTGCCGATGGGCGGCGGGCTGGGCGGTGGTTCATCGAATGCAGCAACCGTTTTGGTCGCCCTCAACCATTTGTGGCAAAGCGGGCTGAGCGTGGATACGTTGGCCGAACTGGGGCTTCAATTAGGTGCAGATGTTCCCGTCTTTGTTCGTGGGCATTCTGCCTTTGCCGAAGGCATTGGCGAGCAGTTAACCCCCGCAAATCCGCCAGAAAAATGGTATCTGGTCGCTCACCCTGGCGTGAGTATTGCCACACCGTTGATTTTCGGCGATCCTGAGTTGACGCGGAATTCGCCAATTCGTGATTTAGAAACTTTATTAAACCAGACCTTCGTCAATGATTGTGAAGCTATCGCAAGAAAACGTTTTCGTGAGGTTGAACAGCTACTTTCATGGCTGCTAGAATATGCCCCGGCGCGCCTGACTGGAACGGGGGCTTGTGTGTTTGCAGAGTTTGACACCGAGTTCGCAGCCCGTCAGGTGCTTGACCAGGCCCCGGAATGGTTAAACGGTTTCGTCGCGAGAGGTGTTAATATCTCTCCGCTACACCGCACGCTTTCTGGGCAACGTTAG
- the prs gene encoding ribose-phosphate diphosphokinase: protein MPDMKLFAGNAIPELAQRIANRLYTSLGDAAVGRFSDGEVSVQINENVRGGDIFIIQSTCAPTNDNLMELVVMVDALRRASAGRITAVIPYFGYARQDRRVRSARVPITAKVVADFLSSVGVDRVLTVDLHAEQIQGFFDVPVDNVFGSPILLEDMLQQNLENPIVVSPDIGGVVRARAIAKLLNDTDMAIIDKRRPRANVSQVMHIIGDVAGRDCVLVDDMIDTGGTLCKAAEALKERGAKRVFAYATHPIFSGNAYENIKNSVIDEVIVCDTIPLAENIRSLPNVRTLTLSGMLAEAIRRISNEESISAMFEH from the coding sequence GTGCCTGATATGAAGCTTTTTGCTGGTAACGCCATCCCGGAACTAGCACAACGTATTGCCAACCGTTTGTACACTAGCCTTGGCGACGCCGCTGTCGGTCGTTTTAGCGATGGCGAAGTCAGCGTGCAAATCAATGAAAATGTACGCGGTGGTGATATTTTCATCATCCAGTCCACCTGTGCACCCACCAATGACAACCTGATGGAACTGGTTGTGATGGTCGATGCTCTGCGTCGCGCTTCCGCGGGACGTATTACCGCCGTTATCCCCTACTTCGGCTATGCCCGTCAGGATCGTCGCGTGCGCTCCGCACGTGTGCCAATCACCGCGAAAGTCGTTGCTGACTTCCTGTCCAGCGTGGGTGTTGACCGTGTTCTGACTGTGGATCTGCACGCTGAGCAGATTCAGGGTTTCTTCGATGTCCCGGTAGATAACGTATTCGGTAGCCCGATCCTGCTGGAAGACATGTTGCAACAGAATCTGGAAAACCCGATCGTGGTTTCACCAGATATCGGTGGCGTTGTGCGTGCCCGCGCAATCGCTAAACTGCTGAACGATACCGACATGGCGATCATCGACAAGCGCCGTCCGCGTGCCAACGTTTCTCAGGTGATGCACATCATCGGTGACGTCGCTGGCCGTGACTGTGTGCTGGTTGACGATATGATCGACACCGGCGGCACGCTGTGCAAAGCGGCGGAAGCGCTGAAGGAACGTGGGGCTAAACGTGTATTCGCTTATGCCACACACCCGATCTTCTCAGGCAATGCTTACGAGAACATCAAGAACTCTGTAATTGATGAAGTGATTGTCTGCGATACCATTCCGCTGGCGGAAAACATTCGTTCACTGCCGAATGTTCGTACGTTGACGCTGTCCGGTATGTTGGCCGAAGCGATTCGTCGTATCAGCAACGAAGAATCCATTTCTGCAATGTTTGAACATTAA
- the ychH gene encoding stress-induced protein YchH → MKRKNVTVLGNVLMGIGMIMMIGGIGFSIASQFPKLNVPEYMTYIDLVSIFSGAIFWLAGARISGREEVADRYWWVKHFDKRCRRQHHQ, encoded by the coding sequence ATGAAACGCAAGAACGTGACAGTACTAGGTAATGTATTGATGGGTATCGGGATGATCATGATGATTGGCGGCATCGGTTTTTCTATTGCCAGCCAGTTCCCGAAACTGAATGTTCCTGAATATATGACTTACATTGATCTGGTCAGTATTTTTTCTGGCGCAATATTTTGGTTGGCGGGGGCGCGTATTAGCGGACGTGAAGAAGTCGCGGATCGTTACTGGTGGGTCAAGCACTTTGATAAGCGTTGTCGCCGCCAGCACCATCAATAA
- the pth gene encoding aminoacyl-tRNA hydrolase — MSSIKLIVGLANPGAEYAATRHNAGAWFVDRLADAYRQPLKEESKFFGYTSRLNLAGQDVRLLVPTTFMNLSGKAVAAMATFYRIQPDEILVAHDELDLLPGIAKLKLGGGHGGHNGLKDIISKLGNNPNFHRLRIGIGHPGDKSKVTGFVLGKPPTSEQTLIDDAIDEAVRCTEILMKEDMIKAMNRLHAFKAA; from the coding sequence GTGAGCAGCATTAAATTAATTGTCGGCCTGGCGAATCCCGGCGCTGAATACGCCGCCACCCGCCATAATGCGGGCGCCTGGTTTGTCGATCGTCTGGCGGACGCTTACCGTCAGCCGCTGAAAGAAGAAAGCAAATTTTTTGGTTACACCTCCCGCCTGAATCTGGCTGGGCAAGATGTACGTCTGCTGGTTCCCACCACGTTCATGAACCTGAGCGGCAAAGCCGTCGCGGCAATGGCCACCTTCTACCGCATTCAGCCTGATGAAATTCTGGTTGCACACGATGAGCTGGATTTATTACCGGGAATTGCCAAACTTAAGCTGGGCGGCGGACATGGCGGCCATAACGGTCTGAAAGACATCATCAGTAAGTTAGGTAACAACCCGAACTTCCATCGTTTACGTATCGGTATCGGCCATCCGGGCGATAAAAGCAAAGTGACCGGCTTTGTGCTGGGCAAACCGCCGACGAGCGAGCAGACGCTGATCGACGATGCCATTGACGAAGCCGTACGCTGCACAGAAATCCTGATGAAAGAAGACATGATCAAAGCGATGAACCGCTTGCATGCCTTCAAAGCGGCATAA
- the ychF gene encoding redox-regulated ATPase YchF, which produces MGFKCGIVGLPNVGKSTLFNALTKAGIEAANFPFCTIEPNTGVVPMPDPRLDKLAEIVKPQRILPTTMEFVDIAGLVKGASKGEGLGNQFLTNIRETEAIGHVVRCFENDNIIHVNNKVDPADDIEVINTELALSDLDTCERAIHRVQKRAKGGDKDAKAELAALEKCLPQLENAGMLRSLDLSDEDKAAIRYLSFLTLKPTMYIANVNEDGFENNPYLDKVREIAAAEGSVVVAVCAAVESDIAELDDADREEFMAELGLEEPGLNRVIRAGYELLDLQTYFTAGVKEVRAWTIPVGATAPQAAGKIHTDFEKGFIRAQTIAYEDFITYKGEQGAKEAGKMRSEGKEYIVKDGDVMNFLFNV; this is translated from the coding sequence ATGGGATTCAAATGCGGTATCGTTGGGCTGCCTAACGTCGGTAAATCCACTCTGTTCAATGCGCTGACCAAAGCTGGCATCGAAGCGGCCAACTTCCCGTTTTGTACCATCGAGCCGAACACTGGCGTAGTACCGATGCCCGATCCACGTCTGGACAAACTGGCTGAAATCGTTAAGCCACAGCGTATCCTTCCAACCACCATGGAATTTGTTGATATCGCCGGTCTGGTAAAAGGCGCGTCCAAAGGTGAAGGTTTGGGTAACCAATTCCTGACCAACATTCGTGAAACGGAAGCCATCGGCCACGTTGTACGCTGCTTCGAAAACGACAACATCATCCACGTAAACAACAAGGTTGATCCAGCTGATGATATCGAAGTCATCAATACTGAATTAGCACTGTCTGACCTCGACACCTGTGAACGCGCTATTCATCGCGTGCAGAAGAGAGCCAAAGGCGGCGATAAAGATGCTAAAGCCGAGCTGGCCGCGCTGGAGAAATGTTTACCGCAGTTGGAAAACGCTGGCATGCTGCGCTCGCTGGATTTAAGCGATGAAGATAAAGCCGCCATCCGCTACCTGAGCTTCCTGACGCTGAAACCAACGATGTACATCGCTAACGTCAACGAAGACGGTTTCGAAAACAATCCATACCTCGATAAAGTGCGTGAAATCGCCGCCGCTGAAGGCTCTGTCGTTGTGGCCGTCTGCGCCGCCGTTGAATCAGATATTGCCGAGCTGGACGATGCTGACCGTGAAGAATTCATGGCTGAGTTAGGGTTAGAAGAGCCAGGCCTGAACCGCGTTATCCGTGCGGGCTATGAACTGCTGGACCTGCAAACTTACTTCACCGCTGGCGTGAAAGAAGTTCGTGCCTGGACTATCCCTGTCGGCGCTACCGCTCCGCAGGCAGCCGGTAAGATTCACACCGACTTTGAAAAAGGCTTCATCCGCGCCCAGACTATCGCCTATGAAGACTTCATCACCTACAAAGGTGAACAAGGTGCGAAAGAAGCCGGAAAAATGCGTTCAGAAGGCAAAGAATACATCGTTAAAGATGGCGATGTGATGAACTTCCTGTTCAACGTCTAA
- a CDS encoding biofilm development regulator YmgB/AriR family protein — MSQTTLKQSENYTDIPDTILSEYFRNAGDMLADESAMLGAVIRSMLASGEPLTNKTIILRLMELLESTDDVVKGDVIRKTLEIIVDHTTDDI, encoded by the coding sequence ATGAGTCAGACTACACTTAAACAGTCAGAAAATTATACAGATATCCCTGATACGATATTGTCTGAATACTTTCGTAATGCTGGCGATATGCTGGCAGATGAATCTGCAATGCTCGGCGCAGTTATCCGTAGCATGCTTGCCAGCGGTGAACCTCTGACCAATAAAACCATTATCTTGCGACTGATGGAACTGCTTGAGTCCACGGATGATGTGGTTAAGGGCGATGTTATTCGTAAAACACTAGAAATTATTGTGGACCATACAACGGATGATATCTGA